In Micromonospora sp. LH3U1, one genomic interval encodes:
- a CDS encoding phosphatase domain-containing protein, with product MTRLIATRGLPASGKTTFARTLQPSVLRVNRDDLRRMLHGERLFTQWAEAQVTAVQRAQVEALLQARADVCVDDTNLRARTLRGWADLAARHGAEFEVHDFTDVPLAECLRRDAARPAADQVGADAIRRLHERYLEGRALPLPVPQARTGPPAVVHPPSTEPPEIVLVDIDGTVALAVSRSPYDMTRVGEDQPNTAVIAAVRAMHAAGYGVVFCSGRDGSARAATEAWLARHVRVPYLGLHLRAVGDSRKDSIVKREIYDREIRDRYRVAGVFDDRVQVVQMWRALGLTVFQVADGDF from the coding sequence ATGACCCGCCTGATCGCCACCCGGGGACTGCCCGCCTCGGGTAAGACGACGTTCGCCCGCACGCTCCAGCCGTCCGTTCTGCGGGTCAACCGGGACGATCTGCGCCGAATGCTGCACGGCGAGCGGCTCTTCACCCAGTGGGCCGAGGCGCAGGTGACCGCCGTACAGCGGGCCCAGGTCGAGGCGCTGCTGCAGGCCCGAGCGGACGTCTGCGTGGACGACACCAACCTGCGCGCACGGACGCTGCGAGGCTGGGCCGATCTGGCCGCCCGCCACGGCGCGGAGTTCGAGGTGCACGACTTCACCGACGTACCGCTGGCCGAGTGCCTGCGCCGCGACGCCGCCCGCCCGGCTGCCGACCAGGTCGGCGCGGACGCGATCCGCCGGCTGCACGAGCGGTACCTGGAGGGGCGGGCACTGCCGTTGCCGGTGCCGCAGGCCCGCACCGGGCCCCCCGCCGTCGTGCACCCGCCGTCGACCGAGCCACCGGAGATCGTCCTGGTGGACATCGACGGCACCGTGGCGCTGGCCGTCTCACGCAGCCCGTACGACATGACCCGGGTCGGCGAGGACCAGCCGAACACCGCGGTGATCGCGGCGGTCCGGGCGATGCACGCCGCCGGATACGGGGTGGTCTTCTGCTCCGGGCGGGACGGCTCCGCCCGCGCGGCCACCGAGGCGTGGCTGGCCCGCCACGTACGGGTCCCCTACCTCGGCCTGCACCTGCGCGCTGTCGGCGACTCGCGCAAGGACTCGATCGTCAAGCGGGAGATCTACGACCGGGAGATCCGGGACCGCTACCGGGTGGCCGGCGTCTTCGACGACCGCGTCCAGGTGGTCCAGATGTGGCGAGCCCTCGGCCTCACCGTCTTCCAGGTGGCCGACGGCGACTTCTGA
- the prfA gene encoding peptide chain release factor 1: MSSERLAGLLDEYAELEKRLADPAIHADQATARRVGRRYAALVPLHKAADELEQARADLTAARELAAEDPSFAGEAEAIAVSLPVLEERLAELLIPRDPHDAKDVIVEIKAGEGGEESALFAGDLLRMYTRYAERHGWITEVIDAQDSDLGGVKDVSLSIKTKGVPEGGNGVWSRLKWEGGVHRVQRVPVTESQGRIHTSAAGVLVLPEAEDVDVTIDQNDLRIDVFRSSGPGGQSVNTTDSAVRITHLPTGIVVSCQNEKSQLQNREQAMRILRARLLAAAQEQADAAASDARKAQVRTVDRSERIRTYNYPQNRITDHRIGYTAYNLDLALAGELDGVLDALTEADRAARLAGDTELTRR, encoded by the coding sequence ATGAGCAGCGAGCGTCTGGCCGGCCTCCTCGACGAGTACGCGGAGCTGGAGAAGCGGTTGGCCGATCCGGCCATCCACGCCGACCAGGCCACTGCGCGCAGGGTCGGCCGCCGGTACGCCGCGTTGGTGCCGCTGCACAAGGCCGCCGATGAGCTGGAGCAGGCCCGCGCCGACCTGACCGCGGCTCGCGAGCTGGCCGCCGAGGACCCGTCGTTCGCGGGTGAGGCGGAGGCCATCGCCGTGTCCCTGCCGGTGCTGGAGGAGCGCCTCGCCGAGCTGCTCATTCCGCGCGACCCGCACGACGCCAAGGACGTGATCGTCGAGATCAAGGCCGGTGAGGGTGGCGAGGAGTCGGCGCTCTTCGCGGGTGACCTGCTGCGGATGTACACCCGGTACGCCGAGCGGCACGGCTGGATCACCGAGGTGATCGACGCACAGGATTCCGACCTCGGCGGGGTCAAGGACGTCTCCCTGTCGATCAAGACCAAGGGTGTGCCGGAGGGCGGCAACGGCGTCTGGTCGCGACTCAAGTGGGAGGGCGGCGTGCACCGGGTGCAGCGCGTCCCGGTCACCGAGTCGCAGGGCCGCATCCACACCAGCGCCGCCGGTGTGCTGGTGTTGCCGGAGGCCGAGGACGTCGACGTCACCATCGACCAGAACGACCTGCGTATCGACGTGTTCCGCTCGTCCGGCCCGGGCGGCCAGTCGGTGAACACCACCGACTCGGCGGTGCGGATCACCCACCTGCCGACCGGCATCGTCGTCTCCTGCCAGAACGAGAAGTCCCAGTTGCAGAACCGGGAGCAGGCGATGCGGATCCTGCGGGCCCGGCTGCTCGCCGCCGCCCAGGAGCAGGCTGACGCCGCCGCCTCGGATGCCCGCAAGGCGCAGGTGCGCACGGTGGACCGCTCGGAGCGGATCCGCACCTACAACTACCCGCAGAACCGGATCACCGACCACCGGATCGGCTACACCGCGTACAACCTGGACCTGGCACTCGCCGGCGAGCTGGACGGGGTGCTGGACGCCCTCACCGAGGCCGACCGCGCGGCCCGCCTTGCCGGCGACACGGAACTCACCCGCCGCTGA
- the rpmE gene encoding 50S ribosomal protein L31: protein MKANIHPEYVTTEVSCSCGNTFTTRSTAKGGAIHAETCSACHPFYTGKQRVLDTAGRVAKFQQKYAKVQAKKAK from the coding sequence ATGAAGGCAAACATCCACCCGGAGTACGTGACCACCGAGGTCAGCTGCTCCTGTGGCAACACGTTCACGACCCGCAGCACCGCCAAGGGCGGGGCGATCCACGCCGAGACCTGCAGCGCCTGCCACCCGTTCTACACCGGTAAGCAGCGCGTTCTCGACACCGCCGGCCGGGTCGCGAAGTTCCAGCAGAAGTACGCCAAGGTTCAGGCCAAGAAGGCCAAGTAA
- the prmC gene encoding peptide chain release factor N(5)-glutamine methyltransferase encodes MSTLPQHPPEGTGPTRPSAAVARAARALAAAGVGSARVEAELLAAYVLGVPRGRLALADDLDADQVARLDGLTRRRAGHEPLQHLTGRAGFRHLELAVGPGVFVPRPETELLAGWGVEQAQGRPDPVVVDLCSGSGAIALAVAQELPGARVIAVERSPAALVWLRRNAAERAAAGDRPIEVVEADVTAPDLLEALVGRVDVLLCNPPYVPDAVVVPPEVAGHDPAEAVFGGADGLAVIRPVVTRAAVLLRPGGVFGVEHDDTHGAAVPRLLAEEGWFTAVTEHQDLTGRPRYATASRRADGQHAPIGAAWQTDSS; translated from the coding sequence GTGAGTACTCTGCCGCAACACCCCCCCGAAGGGACAGGTCCCACCCGCCCGTCCGCCGCAGTGGCCCGAGCGGCCCGCGCGCTCGCCGCCGCCGGGGTCGGCTCGGCCCGGGTGGAAGCCGAGTTACTGGCCGCGTACGTGCTGGGGGTGCCCCGGGGTCGGCTGGCGCTCGCCGACGACCTCGACGCCGATCAGGTGGCGCGGCTCGACGGCCTGACCCGCCGTCGTGCCGGGCACGAGCCGTTGCAGCACCTGACCGGCCGGGCCGGGTTCCGACACCTCGAACTGGCGGTCGGCCCGGGTGTCTTCGTGCCGCGGCCGGAGACCGAGCTGCTGGCCGGCTGGGGCGTCGAGCAGGCCCAGGGCCGGCCCGACCCGGTGGTGGTCGACCTGTGCAGCGGCTCGGGCGCGATCGCGCTGGCGGTGGCTCAGGAGCTGCCGGGGGCACGGGTGATCGCGGTGGAGCGGTCCCCGGCGGCGTTGGTCTGGTTGCGGCGCAACGCGGCGGAGCGGGCCGCGGCGGGGGACCGGCCGATCGAGGTGGTCGAGGCCGACGTGACCGCGCCGGACCTGCTGGAGGCCCTGGTGGGCCGGGTGGACGTGCTGCTCTGCAACCCGCCGTACGTGCCGGACGCTGTGGTGGTCCCGCCGGAGGTCGCCGGGCACGACCCGGCGGAGGCGGTCTTCGGCGGAGCGGACGGGCTGGCGGTGATCCGGCCGGTCGTCACCCGGGCGGCGGTGCTGCTGCGGCCGGGCGGCGTGTTCGGTGTCGAGCACGACGACACACACGGCGCGGCGGTGCCCAGGCTGCTCGCCGAGGAGGGCTGGTTCACCGCCGTCACGGAGCATCAGGACCTCACCGGACGCCCCCGCTACGCCACCGCGTCCCGACGGGCGGACGGCCAGCACGCCCCGATCGGCGCGGCGTGGCAGACTGACTCCTCGTGA
- a CDS encoding GGDEF domain-containing protein — translation MGWLDRVDDQVDALTHARALQEASRSAESYVLLERVIRTTTDPAARADAMVQRLSALINLGRTAEFTRAIEEASAAVRDLAEPYLHGHLNALAALAAHHQGALDRCVTHLVRAARALGAVEDPDRDTAWGWHDLAMAYSYLSFHGYALGAIERARQLGLTAGIPEETFAAPGIRLRNAVALDHNGDSDGCLRVLRDVAADLARFVRTGRAGRLRPSSLAAYGYAAARQAALGDQVETDGDAEPARLISHGGDSARARDMRQLGQVCLAVADGRPIEAVTRLDTIQVSTETLGAAEPARLRSIALARAGDHAAAHRADRLAFRLAAQRNDRLRDVYIDGIAARIDHEEMRREAARFEGEALTDPLTGLPNRRRLERYITAVVTRGERVVIGVCDLDGFKAVNTRHGHHSGDLVLQRIAGVINRVMRRGDFVARYGGDEFVVVLPDTGMAEAAEVARRIEAAVRLEDWESLVPGTPVGVSIGFAEVSGGSGLRNALSVAFEQADREMLRAKSRPRAS, via the coding sequence GTGGGCTGGCTCGACCGGGTCGATGACCAGGTTGACGCCCTCACGCACGCCCGGGCGTTGCAGGAGGCCAGTCGTTCCGCAGAGTCGTACGTCCTGCTGGAGCGTGTGATCCGCACCACAACCGACCCGGCGGCGCGAGCGGACGCGATGGTGCAGCGACTCTCCGCGCTGATCAATCTCGGTCGGACAGCGGAGTTCACCCGAGCCATCGAGGAGGCGTCGGCGGCGGTCCGTGACCTCGCCGAGCCATACCTGCACGGGCACCTCAACGCGCTGGCCGCGCTCGCCGCCCACCACCAGGGTGCACTGGACCGCTGCGTCACGCACCTCGTCAGAGCCGCCCGGGCACTCGGCGCCGTGGAAGACCCGGACCGGGACACCGCCTGGGGCTGGCACGACCTGGCCATGGCCTACAGCTACCTCAGCTTCCACGGGTACGCGCTGGGCGCCATCGAGCGGGCCCGGCAGCTCGGGCTGACCGCCGGAATCCCGGAGGAGACGTTCGCCGCGCCGGGCATCCGGCTGCGTAACGCCGTGGCACTGGACCACAACGGCGACAGCGACGGCTGTCTGCGGGTGCTCCGGGACGTGGCCGCCGACCTGGCCCGCTTCGTCCGCACCGGGCGGGCCGGCCGGTTGCGCCCGAGCAGCCTCGCCGCGTACGGCTACGCGGCGGCCCGACAGGCCGCGCTCGGCGACCAGGTGGAAACCGACGGGGACGCCGAGCCAGCCCGGTTGATCAGCCACGGTGGGGACAGCGCCCGCGCCCGCGACATGCGTCAGCTCGGGCAGGTGTGCCTCGCCGTCGCCGACGGGCGGCCGATCGAGGCGGTCACCCGGTTGGACACGATCCAGGTGTCCACCGAGACGCTCGGGGCGGCCGAGCCCGCGCGGCTGCGCAGCATCGCGCTGGCCCGCGCCGGGGACCACGCGGCGGCGCATCGGGCCGACCGGCTGGCGTTCCGGCTCGCCGCCCAGCGCAACGACCGCCTGCGGGACGTCTACATCGACGGCATCGCCGCCCGCATCGACCACGAGGAGATGCGCCGCGAAGCGGCGCGGTTCGAGGGCGAAGCGTTGACCGATCCGCTCACCGGGCTGCCCAACCGGCGCCGGTTGGAGCGGTACATCACGGCCGTGGTCACCCGCGGCGAGCGGGTGGTGATCGGCGTCTGCGACCTGGACGGCTTCAAGGCGGTCAACACCCGCCACGGCCACCACTCCGGCGACCTGGTGCTCCAACGCATCGCCGGGGTGATCAACCGGGTGATGCGCCGGGGCGACTTCGTGGCCCGCTACGGCGGTGACGAGTTCGTGGTGGTGCTTCCGGACACCGGCATGGCCGAGGCCGCCGAGGTGGCCCGCCGGATCGAGGCCGCCGTCCGACTTGAGGACTGGGAGTCGCTGGTGCCGGGGACCCCGGTCGGGGTGAGCATCGGCTTCGCGGAGGTCTCCGGCGGCAGCGGGCTACGAAACGCGCTCAGCGTCGCCTTCGAGCAGGCCGACCGGGAAATGCTCCGCGCCAAGTCCCGACCCCGCGCGAGCTGA
- a CDS encoding transglycosylase domain-containing protein: MIRARLDKLLTVAIAGVLAGLLLAAAALPAALVLGIGFSALSTPYSELPNTLRTPPTAQRSNLYANDGTTLITSFYQEDRVDVPLREVAPVMRQAIVAAEDVRFYQHSGVDLRGVVRAFTVNKRDGRTRQGASTLTMQYVRNVLGNDPRLTEAQREAATEVTTVRKIQEMRYALALERELDKEEILARYLNIAYFGAGAYGIAAASKRYFSRSPAELTLAQAALLAGLVRSPDSDDPINGDADSALVRRSYVLERLVESGQVPADAAAAAHNEPLQLRPSETPNDCTGVPEAHNDWGFFCDWFTRWWSNQSAFGATADERQRTLRRGGFSIVSSLDPGVQRVTTEQVLKIYRPTSAEAAPTAVVQPGTGRVLAMSVNRTYSVADNPVGQKNRPNTVNQLIAGGGAIEGYQGGSTFKLFAMLAALESGLPLSTDFVAPTQLLTRFPVTGEASCDGHWCPANANPSSMDGPRNMWSAFGRSVNTYFAWLTEKVGADRVVEMAERLGIMLRADSDAKLARYGAKNWGPFTLGVAATTPLDLASAYATVAAEGTWCAPLPVVSITDSGGRPVDAAKPDCRQVLDADVARAATDAARCPVGDQSMYGRCDGATASGLRAKLGRPVAGKTGSSERYETETVVAFTPQLAVASMAANPDDPRDAVGQAVQAQMVNAVGEVLAAALRNQPVRDFVPPSERTAFQVTEARAGN, from the coding sequence ATGATCCGGGCCCGACTCGACAAACTGCTGACCGTGGCGATCGCCGGTGTACTGGCCGGGTTGCTGCTGGCCGCAGCCGCCCTGCCGGCGGCCCTGGTCCTCGGGATCGGCTTCAGCGCCCTGTCCACGCCGTACTCGGAGCTGCCGAACACGCTCCGTACGCCACCCACTGCCCAGCGATCCAACCTCTACGCCAACGACGGCACCACCCTGATCACCTCCTTCTACCAGGAGGACCGGGTGGACGTGCCGCTGCGCGAGGTGGCCCCGGTCATGCGCCAGGCGATCGTGGCCGCCGAGGACGTCCGGTTCTACCAGCACAGCGGGGTGGACCTGCGAGGCGTGGTGCGGGCGTTCACCGTCAACAAGCGCGACGGCCGGACCCGGCAGGGTGCCTCCACGCTGACCATGCAGTACGTCCGCAACGTGCTCGGCAACGACCCCCGGCTGACCGAGGCGCAGCGCGAGGCCGCCACCGAGGTCACCACCGTCCGCAAAATCCAGGAGATGCGGTACGCGCTCGCGCTGGAGCGGGAGCTCGACAAGGAGGAAATCCTCGCCCGCTACCTCAACATCGCCTACTTCGGCGCCGGGGCGTACGGCATCGCGGCGGCCAGCAAGCGCTACTTCTCCCGGTCCCCGGCCGAGCTGACCCTGGCCCAGGCGGCGCTGCTGGCCGGCCTCGTCCGGTCGCCGGACAGCGACGACCCGATCAACGGCGACGCCGACAGCGCGCTGGTGCGGCGGTCGTACGTGTTGGAGCGGCTGGTGGAGTCGGGGCAGGTGCCGGCGGACGCGGCGGCGGCGGCGCACAACGAGCCATTGCAGCTACGGCCCAGTGAGACCCCGAACGACTGCACGGGGGTGCCCGAAGCCCACAATGATTGGGGCTTCTTCTGCGACTGGTTCACCCGCTGGTGGAGCAACCAGTCCGCGTTCGGGGCGACGGCCGACGAGCGGCAGCGCACCCTGCGCCGGGGCGGGTTCTCCATCGTCTCGTCGCTGGATCCGGGGGTGCAGCGGGTCACCACCGAGCAGGTGCTGAAGATCTACCGGCCGACGAGTGCCGAGGCGGCGCCGACCGCGGTGGTGCAACCGGGCACCGGGCGGGTGCTGGCGATGTCGGTGAACCGCACCTACAGCGTGGCGGACAACCCGGTCGGGCAGAAGAACCGCCCGAACACGGTCAACCAGTTGATCGCCGGCGGCGGTGCGATCGAGGGGTACCAGGGCGGCTCCACGTTCAAGCTCTTCGCCATGCTGGCCGCGTTGGAGTCCGGCCTGCCGCTGTCGACCGATTTCGTGGCTCCGACCCAACTGCTCACCCGCTTCCCGGTGACCGGAGAGGCGAGCTGCGACGGTCACTGGTGCCCGGCGAACGCCAACCCGTCGTCGATGGATGGTCCCCGGAACATGTGGAGCGCGTTCGGCCGCTCGGTGAACACGTACTTCGCCTGGCTCACCGAGAAGGTCGGCGCCGACCGGGTGGTGGAGATGGCCGAGCGGCTCGGCATCATGCTGCGGGCCGACTCCGACGCGAAGCTGGCCCGCTACGGCGCGAAGAACTGGGGTCCGTTCACCCTGGGCGTGGCCGCGACCACACCGTTGGACCTCGCCAGCGCGTACGCCACGGTGGCGGCCGAAGGAACCTGGTGCGCGCCGCTGCCGGTGGTCTCGATCACCGACTCGGGCGGGCGGCCGGTCGACGCCGCCAAGCCGGACTGCCGGCAGGTGCTCGACGCCGACGTGGCCCGGGCGGCCACCGACGCGGCCCGCTGCCCGGTCGGCGACCAGTCGATGTACGGGCGTTGCGACGGTGCCACCGCATCCGGCCTGCGCGCGAAGCTCGGTCGTCCGGTGGCGGGTAAGACCGGCAGTTCGGAGCGCTACGAGACGGAGACGGTGGTGGCGTTCACGCCGCAGCTCGCGGTCGCCTCGATGGCGGCGAACCCGGACGATCCCCGGGACGCGGTCGGTCAGGCGGTGCAGGCCCAGATGGTGAACGCGGTGGGCGAGGTGCTCGCCGCCGCCCTGCGCAACCAACCGGTCCGCGACTTCGTCCCGCCGAGCGAACGAACCGCCTTCCAGGTAACCGAAGCCCGCGCCGGCAACTAA
- a CDS encoding arsenate reductase/protein-tyrosine-phosphatase family protein, which yields MPPFTVLHVCMGNICRSPMAERLLALAVRERLTRRAQDPAGAEELVHSHSAGTGGWHAGEEMNPPAARQVTGRGGDVEGFAARKLRSDHIDAADLVLTATADQQEYVVALRPDAAARTFVLGEFGRLLAAVDAAALPPGDATPEAVYARGVALVAAAHDARLGASALPTDDLDDPWGRGDQCFSRVADEIEETVHPLAGALLP from the coding sequence GTGCCCCCGTTCACGGTCCTGCACGTCTGCATGGGCAACATCTGCCGCTCGCCGATGGCGGAGCGGCTGCTTGCCCTCGCGGTGCGGGAACGGTTGACGCGGCGTGCCCAGGACCCCGCTGGGGCCGAGGAGTTGGTGCACAGCCACAGCGCCGGCACGGGTGGTTGGCACGCGGGCGAGGAGATGAACCCGCCGGCGGCGCGGCAGGTCACCGGCCGTGGTGGGGACGTCGAGGGGTTCGCCGCGCGCAAGCTGCGCTCGGACCACATCGACGCCGCCGACCTGGTCCTGACCGCCACCGCCGACCAGCAGGAGTACGTGGTGGCGCTGCGCCCGGACGCGGCCGCCCGCACGTTCGTGCTGGGTGAGTTCGGCCGGCTGCTGGCCGCGGTGGACGCCGCCGCGTTGCCGCCGGGCGACGCGACCCCGGAGGCCGTGTACGCCAGGGGTGTGGCCCTGGTGGCGGCGGCGCACGATGCCCGGTTGGGCGCTTCGGCGCTGCCCACCGATGATCTGGACGACCCGTGGGGTCGCGGCGACCAGTGCTTCAGCCGGGTCGCTGACGAGATCGAGGAGACAGTCCACCCGCTGGCCGGCGCACTGCTGCCCTGA
- a CDS encoding L-threonylcarbamoyladenylate synthase: protein MLYDCRSPADRDRGIAAAIEAVKNGELVVLPTDTVYGIGADAFTPYAVKALLDAKGRGRQMPPPVLIGSRHTLDGLVFSLPTAARDLVEAFWPGALTIVVEHSPSLQWDLGDKTGTVAVRMPLHPVALEVLRETGPMAVSSANKTGQPAAVTAEEARDQLSYSVRAYLEAGPCPDPVPSTIVDLTGEVPQLLRAGAIPLEKLRDVVPDLIDGRGV from the coding sequence ATGCTCTACGACTGCCGGTCCCCCGCCGATCGGGACCGCGGCATCGCTGCGGCGATCGAGGCGGTCAAGAACGGCGAGCTGGTCGTTCTTCCGACGGACACCGTGTATGGGATAGGCGCGGACGCGTTCACCCCGTACGCGGTCAAGGCGCTGCTGGACGCCAAGGGCCGGGGGCGGCAGATGCCGCCGCCGGTGCTGATCGGCTCGCGGCACACCCTGGACGGGTTGGTCTTCTCGCTGCCCACGGCCGCACGGGACCTCGTGGAGGCGTTCTGGCCTGGCGCGTTGACCATCGTGGTCGAGCACTCGCCGAGCCTGCAGTGGGACCTCGGCGACAAGACGGGCACGGTCGCGGTGCGGATGCCGCTGCACCCGGTGGCGTTGGAGGTGCTGCGCGAGACCGGCCCGATGGCGGTCTCGTCGGCCAACAAGACCGGCCAGCCCGCCGCGGTGACCGCCGAGGAGGCGCGTGACCAGCTCAGCTACTCGGTGCGGGCATACCTGGAGGCCGGGCCGTGCCCGGACCCGGTGCCCAGCACGATCGTGGATCTGACCGGTGAGGTGCCGCAGCTGTTGCGGGCCGGGGCGATCCCACTGGAGAAGCTGCGCGACGTGGTGCCGGATCTCATCGACGGCCGGGGGGTCTGA